One segment of Sphingomonas qomolangmaensis DNA contains the following:
- the lon gene encoding endopeptidase La, with product MKSSYPVLPLRDIVVFPHMIVPLFVGRDKSVAALEAAMADDKEIFLVAQLDPAQDDPGRDDLYDTGVSAEVLQLLKLPDGTVRVLVSGKARANLDQLEAKDGYLTATVSPVEEAAVEGTEVQALMRSVVDQFENYAKLNRKLPAETAVQLGELDDASRLADAIAGNIAVKVADKQSLLVEIDPRKRLEMVFAFMEGELGVLQVEKKIRSRVKRQMEKTQREYYLNEQLKAIQRELGNEGEEGDGDEIAELTQKIATLKLSKEARTKATAELKKLKTMAPMSAESTVVRNYLDVLLGLPWGKKSKIKKDLVEAEAVLDADHYGLEKVKDRIIEYLAVQARTNKLKGPILCLVGPPGVGKTSLGKSIAKATGREFIRQSLGGVRDEAEIRGHRRTYIGSLPGKIVTNLRKAGTSNPLFLLDEIDKLGQDFRGDPASALLEVLDPEQNGKFQDHYLEIDVDLSDIMFVTTANTLNLPQPLLDRMEIIRLEGYTEDEKVEIAEGHLIAKQIDAHGLKEGEFTLEQAALRDLIRHYTREAGVRTLEREIARLARKALRKILEGQATSITITPENLGEYAGVRKHRFGIGEEEHQIGAVTGLAWTEVGGELLTIESVTVPGKGAAKITGKLGDVMKESIETAFSFVKARAPSYGIKPSLFARKDIHIHLPEGAVPKDGPSAGIGIVTAIVSTLTGVAVRREIAMTGEVTLRGRVLPIGGLKEKLLAAMRGGITTVLIPAENEKDLVEIPAVIRDGLKIIPVSHVDEVLRLALVEPLTAIDWTEADELAALPPPGVPPVAGSVHH from the coding sequence ATGAAATCCAGCTATCCCGTATTGCCGCTACGCGACATCGTCGTGTTTCCGCACATGATCGTGCCCCTGTTCGTTGGTCGCGACAAGTCGGTCGCGGCGCTCGAAGCCGCGATGGCCGACGACAAGGAGATTTTCTTGGTCGCCCAGCTCGATCCCGCGCAGGACGATCCTGGCCGCGACGATCTGTACGACACCGGCGTCTCGGCCGAAGTGCTGCAATTGCTCAAGCTGCCCGACGGCACCGTCCGCGTGCTGGTGTCGGGCAAGGCGCGCGCCAATCTCGACCAGCTCGAGGCCAAGGACGGCTATCTCACCGCGACAGTCTCGCCGGTCGAGGAAGCGGCCGTCGAGGGCACCGAGGTGCAGGCGCTGATGCGATCGGTGGTCGACCAGTTCGAGAATTACGCCAAGCTCAACCGCAAGCTGCCCGCCGAAACCGCGGTGCAGCTGGGCGAGCTCGACGATGCCTCGCGCCTAGCCGATGCGATCGCGGGCAACATCGCGGTCAAGGTCGCCGACAAGCAGTCGCTGCTGGTCGAGATCGACCCGCGCAAGCGGCTCGAAATGGTGTTCGCCTTCATGGAGGGCGAGCTCGGCGTGCTGCAGGTCGAAAAGAAGATCCGCAGCCGCGTGAAGCGCCAGATGGAGAAGACCCAGCGCGAATATTACCTCAACGAACAGCTCAAGGCGATCCAGCGCGAGCTGGGCAACGAGGGCGAGGAGGGCGATGGCGACGAGATCGCGGAGCTGACGCAGAAGATCGCGACGCTCAAGCTGAGCAAGGAAGCGCGGACCAAGGCCACCGCCGAGCTCAAGAAGCTCAAGACGATGGCACCGATGTCGGCCGAATCGACGGTGGTGCGCAACTATCTCGACGTCCTGCTCGGGCTGCCCTGGGGCAAGAAATCGAAGATCAAGAAGGATCTGGTCGAGGCCGAAGCGGTGCTCGATGCCGATCATTATGGCCTCGAGAAGGTCAAGGACCGGATCATCGAATATCTCGCGGTCCAAGCGCGTACCAACAAGCTGAAGGGGCCGATCCTGTGCCTCGTCGGCCCTCCCGGCGTCGGCAAGACCTCGCTCGGCAAGAGCATCGCCAAGGCGACGGGGCGCGAGTTCATCCGCCAGTCGCTGGGCGGCGTGCGCGACGAAGCCGAGATTCGCGGGCATCGCCGCACCTATATCGGTTCGCTTCCGGGCAAGATCGTGACCAACCTGCGCAAGGCCGGCACGTCGAACCCGCTGTTCCTGCTCGACGAGATCGACAAGTTGGGCCAGGATTTCCGCGGCGATCCGGCATCGGCGTTGCTCGAGGTGCTCGACCCCGAACAGAACGGCAAGTTCCAGGACCATTATCTCGAGATCGACGTCGACCTGTCGGACATCATGTTCGTCACGACCGCGAACACGCTGAATCTGCCGCAGCCTCTGCTCGACCGGATGGAGATCATCCGGCTGGAGGGCTATACCGAGGATGAAAAGGTCGAGATCGCCGAGGGGCATCTGATCGCCAAGCAGATCGACGCGCATGGCCTGAAGGAAGGCGAGTTCACGCTCGAACAGGCGGCGCTGCGCGACCTGATCCGCCATTATACCCGCGAGGCAGGCGTCCGCACGCTCGAGCGCGAGATCGCGCGGCTGGCGCGCAAGGCGCTGCGCAAGATCCTCGAGGGCCAGGCGACCAGCATCACGATCACGCCCGAAAATCTCGGCGAATATGCCGGGGTCCGCAAGCATCGCTTCGGCATCGGCGAGGAAGAGCATCAGATCGGCGCGGTCACCGGGCTTGCCTGGACCGAAGTCGGCGGCGAATTGCTGACGATCGAAAGCGTCACCGTGCCCGGCAAGGGCGCGGCCAAGATCACCGGCAAGCTCGGCGATGTTATGAAGGAATCGATCGAAACGGCGTTCAGCTTCGTCAAGGCACGCGCGCCGTCCTATGGGATCAAGCCCAGCCTGTTCGCGCGCAAGGACATCCATATCCATCTGCCCGAGGGCGCGGTGCCCAAGGACGGTCCTTCGGCGGGTATCGGCATCGTCACCGCGATCGTCTCGACGCTCACCGGCGTTGCGGTTCGCCGCGAGATCGCGATGACCGGCGAGGTGACGCTGCGCGGCCGCGTGCTGCCGATTGGCGGCTTGAAGGAAAAGCTGCTCGCGGCGATGCGCGGCGGGATCACGACGGTGCTGATCCCGGCGGAAAACGAGAAGGACCTGGTCGAGATCCCCGCGGTGATCCGCGACGGGCTCAAGATCATCCCGGTCAGCCATGTCGACGAGGTGCTTCGCCTGGCGCTGGTCGAACCGCTGACGGCGATCGACTGGACCGAGGCCGACGAGCTGGCCGCCTTGCCCCCGCCCGGGGTGCCGCCGGTGGCGGGGTCTGTGCACCACTAA
- a CDS encoding HU family DNA-binding protein, which translates to MNKQELIGQVADHSGLTKGDAIKAVEAVFDSISGALKKGDEVRLVGFGTFSVSKRKASTGRNPRTGEPMTIKASTQPKFKAGKGLKDSVN; encoded by the coding sequence ATGAACAAACAGGAACTGATCGGCCAGGTTGCCGACCATTCGGGGCTTACCAAGGGCGACGCGATCAAGGCGGTCGAAGCAGTGTTTGATTCGATCTCGGGCGCGCTCAAGAAGGGCGACGAAGTTCGCCTGGTCGGCTTCGGCACCTTTTCGGTCAGCAAGCGCAAGGCATCGACCGGTCGCAACCCGCGCACCGGCGAGCCGATGACGATCAAGGCCTCGACCCAGCCCAAGTTCAAGGCCGGCAAGGGCCTGAAGGATTCGGTCAACTGA
- a CDS encoding TonB-dependent receptor domain-containing protein: MMKQQTAFGSLLLLTTQLVAPQALAAAVPNTRQTSTPPAGQTVAPGAGGTQAMPQTVAPDSTSQQAETEADILEEAEISGPGSGDAQEDIVVIGRNIPNIVRATPQVVSVLTTADIARTGEGDIAGALTRVTGLSVVGNGFVFVRGLGDRYSSSLLNGLPLPSPEPLRRVVPLDIFPTNVVASALVQKSYSANYPGEFGGGAINLTTRAIPDESFLQVGGSVGFDTVTSSELGYVYDGGSADVFGFDDGERTVPGFIKDAGKNNTSVNDPNMIGQLSNAPTTLLEENYHIPANWSGEASFGTSFDVGGAKIGLIGAGGISNSWRTRAAIQQVATGADGGLVSDFDRVTTDNRIIVNGLFGLGAEIGDHRLRVTNVYVHDTLKQGILGQGDEENFGIPGQFGVPSFIVQNTNWFARQLFTSQAVAELDFGAFDIDLRGAYANTKREAPYEREFRYVYDPTVRDYTNALNTPSSATIAFSDLNEDLWTGAADFTYDFDADRPLSVSTGYAYSNAERSSSRYFFRFIGPNNGPVNATVAQLRPDYLLSDYIIGTNGITLRNESVGQGAAAYDASLEVHAGYVQAEAEVLDGLRASVGVRYETADQQVLSQGAIDPTNLSNNYWLPASTITWNFAEDMQLRVHASKTLARPQFRELAPQIYQDFESNRQFLGNPLLVDSELYNLEARYEWFFKRDQRFTLAGFYKRIDNPIEAIAFVAGGSTSLQTGFSNAPQATLYGGEVEFQKYVPLDFVGEGWSTARLLLLGNYTYTQSQLQSGNQLVPSPILGAAPQQSSLVFDDGAPLVGQSDHLVNAQIGIEDEESRTQFTVLFNYASERVTNRGPVVEGTRLPDIVEEPGLRLDVVFRQGIAIGENQSIDLKFEGRNLTKTRYQEYQIFPNDVRVDTNTYDLGRIFSVGISATL, from the coding sequence ATGATGAAACAGCAGACCGCATTCGGCAGCCTCCTCCTATTGACGACCCAGCTCGTCGCGCCACAGGCGCTGGCGGCTGCGGTCCCGAACACCCGGCAGACATCGACCCCCCCGGCGGGCCAGACGGTCGCTCCGGGCGCTGGCGGCACGCAGGCGATGCCGCAGACCGTGGCCCCCGACTCGACCAGCCAGCAGGCAGAGACGGAAGCCGACATTCTGGAGGAGGCCGAAATTTCGGGGCCCGGCTCGGGTGACGCGCAGGAAGATATCGTCGTCATCGGTCGCAACATTCCCAACATCGTTCGTGCAACGCCGCAAGTCGTGTCGGTCCTTACGACCGCCGACATCGCGCGCACCGGCGAAGGCGATATCGCCGGCGCCCTGACGCGCGTGACCGGGCTGAGCGTGGTCGGTAACGGCTTCGTCTTCGTCCGCGGTCTCGGCGATCGCTATTCTTCGTCGCTGCTCAACGGCTTGCCACTGCCGAGCCCCGAGCCGCTGCGGCGCGTGGTGCCGCTCGACATCTTCCCAACCAATGTCGTCGCGTCGGCGCTGGTGCAGAAAAGCTATTCGGCAAATTATCCCGGTGAATTCGGCGGCGGCGCGATCAATCTCACGACCCGTGCGATACCCGACGAGAGCTTTTTGCAGGTCGGCGGCTCGGTCGGCTTCGACACCGTCACCAGTAGCGAGCTTGGCTATGTCTATGACGGCGGCTCGGCCGATGTATTCGGCTTCGACGATGGCGAACGCACCGTTCCCGGCTTCATCAAGGACGCGGGCAAGAACAACACCTCGGTCAACGACCCCAATATGATCGGCCAATTGTCGAACGCCCCCACGACGTTGCTCGAAGAAAATTATCATATCCCCGCCAACTGGTCGGGCGAGGCGAGCTTCGGGACGTCGTTCGATGTCGGCGGGGCGAAGATCGGCCTGATCGGTGCTGGCGGCATCTCGAACAGCTGGCGCACCCGCGCTGCCATCCAACAGGTTGCGACCGGTGCCGATGGTGGGCTGGTGAGTGATTTCGATCGCGTGACCACCGACAACCGGATCATCGTCAACGGCCTTTTCGGGCTGGGCGCCGAGATCGGCGATCACCGCCTCCGCGTCACCAACGTATATGTCCATGATACCCTGAAGCAGGGCATTCTGGGGCAGGGCGATGAAGAGAATTTTGGCATTCCCGGCCAGTTCGGTGTGCCGTCGTTCATCGTCCAGAACACCAACTGGTTTGCGCGCCAGCTCTTCACCAGCCAGGCGGTTGCCGAACTCGACTTTGGTGCCTTCGATATCGATTTGCGCGGCGCCTATGCCAATACCAAGCGCGAGGCGCCCTATGAGCGCGAATTCCGCTACGTCTATGATCCCACGGTCCGCGATTACACCAACGCGCTCAACACCCCGAGCTCGGCGACGATCGCGTTCAGCGATCTGAACGAGGATCTTTGGACCGGGGCTGCCGATTTCACCTATGATTTCGATGCCGATCGGCCGTTGTCAGTGTCAACCGGCTATGCATATTCGAACGCCGAACGCAGCTCGAGCCGCTATTTTTTCCGCTTCATCGGGCCGAACAATGGTCCGGTGAACGCGACGGTCGCGCAGCTGCGCCCCGATTATCTACTGTCCGACTACATCATCGGCACCAACGGTATCACCCTGCGCAACGAATCGGTAGGCCAGGGCGCTGCGGCGTATGACGCGTCGCTCGAAGTGCATGCTGGCTATGTGCAGGCCGAGGCCGAAGTGCTCGACGGGCTGCGTGCGTCGGTCGGTGTTCGCTATGAGACCGCCGATCAGCAGGTCTTGTCGCAAGGGGCGATCGACCCGACCAACCTGAGCAACAATTACTGGCTGCCGGCCTCGACGATCACCTGGAATTTCGCCGAAGACATGCAGCTTCGGGTGCATGCCTCCAAGACGCTGGCACGCCCGCAGTTCCGCGAGCTCGCACCGCAAATCTATCAGGATTTCGAGAGTAACCGGCAGTTCCTCGGCAACCCGCTGCTCGTCGACTCCGAGCTCTACAATCTCGAAGCGCGCTATGAATGGTTCTTCAAGCGCGACCAGCGTTTCACCCTCGCCGGCTTCTACAAGCGGATCGACAACCCGATCGAGGCGATCGCCTTCGTCGCGGGCGGTTCGACCTCGCTGCAGACCGGCTTCTCGAACGCACCGCAGGCGACGCTGTATGGCGGTGAAGTCGAGTTCCAGAAATACGTTCCGCTCGATTTCGTCGGCGAAGGCTGGTCCACCGCGCGGCTGCTGCTGCTCGGAAACTACACCTACACCCAGTCGCAGCTGCAATCGGGCAACCAGCTGGTTCCCAGCCCGATCCTCGGCGCGGCACCCCAGCAATCGTCGCTGGTGTTCGACGACGGCGCACCGCTGGTGGGCCAGTCGGACCATCTCGTGAACGCGCAGATCGGTATCGAAGACGAAGAGAGCCGGACGCAGTTCACGGTGCTGTTCAATTACGCCAGCGAGCGCGTCACGAATCGTGGTCCGGTGGTCGAAGGGACGCGCCTGCCCGATATCGTCGAAGAGCCCGGCTTGCGGCTCGACGTGGTGTTCCGCCAGGGCATCGCGATCGGTGAGAACCAGTCGATCGATCTCAAGTTCGAAGGCCGCAACCTGACCAAGACGCGGTACCAGGAATATCAGATATTCCCGAACGACGTCCGGGTCGACACCAACACCTATGACCTCGGCCGCATCTTCTCGGTAGGGATCAGCGCCACGCTGTAA
- a CDS encoding prolyl hydroxylase family protein, with product MATLAPAPPVNLGSGYPPEPVIDHILAQPGVQKVPSPKLTLFLRKRFLTPEVCAALCAQIDAQRRPSTVSDFNGDSAFRTSETCDLDTSDTLVAQLEQAITAFCGLDGAHGEPIQGQRYAMGQEFKAHTDYFEPQGVDFQKFCSVAGNRTWTVMLYLNEPEAGGATRFKAIDKMVHPETGKLLAWNNLRPDGTPNPATLHHGMKVRAGTKYVITKWYRERPWGWA from the coding sequence ATGGCAACGCTCGCACCCGCCCCGCCGGTCAATCTCGGCTCGGGCTATCCGCCCGAACCGGTGATCGATCACATCCTCGCGCAACCCGGTGTCCAGAAGGTGCCCAGCCCCAAGCTGACGCTGTTCCTGCGCAAACGCTTTCTCACCCCCGAGGTCTGCGCCGCGCTGTGCGCGCAGATTGATGCGCAGCGCCGACCCTCGACGGTGTCGGACTTCAACGGCGATTCGGCGTTCCGCACCAGCGAGACCTGCGATCTGGACACCAGTGATACGCTGGTCGCGCAGCTCGAGCAGGCTATCACCGCGTTTTGCGGGCTCGACGGCGCGCATGGCGAGCCGATCCAGGGGCAGCGCTACGCCATGGGGCAGGAGTTCAAGGCGCACACCGATTATTTCGAGCCGCAGGGCGTCGACTTCCAGAAATTCTGCTCGGTCGCGGGCAACCGCACCTGGACGGTGATGCTCTATCTCAACGAACCAGAGGCGGGCGGTGCGACGCGGTTCAAGGCGATCGACAAGATGGTCCACCCCGAAACCGGCAAATTGCTCGCCTGGAACAACCTGCGTCCTGACGGCACGCCCAATCCGGCGACGCTGCATCATGGGATGAAGGTGCGCGCGGGAACCAAGTACGTGATCACCAAATGGTATCGCGAGCGCCCCTGGGGCTGGGCGTAG
- a CDS encoding GspE/PulE family protein, producing the protein MLDRVLAECIARRGGTIHVDLSDEALAIRIRVHGALHEVLALRGSDATALRGCLFDRAGLIAGQGEGRLTAAGRDWLAYRVDTTDGARVVLQHMGTPSADEPLAAIGMSPALVRTIDSALLDAAGGIVVVAGPAGSGSAATLRAILARVNVGTRRSLAIQRTAEAADAGVGRVTVDAADPRGTAAALRLVLRQDPDIVMLDDLPDRETAQMAFEAARTRRLLLLGVEADDAVGAIARLRALRVERFLLASTLRIVVAQRLVRRLCVDCRRPVQASAAASALLGFDPGSVIYTSDGCDACAGSGFAGQVAVFEAIACDPAISRLLNDGGDAAILSRHAFVAAPNLGSAARALVREGRTTPEEALRISRGGAAVTA; encoded by the coding sequence ATGCTCGACCGCGTGCTTGCCGAATGCATTGCACGCCGTGGCGGTACGATACATGTCGATCTCAGCGACGAGGCGCTGGCGATCCGGATCCGCGTGCACGGTGCATTGCACGAAGTGCTGGCGCTGCGTGGCTCCGACGCCACGGCCTTGCGCGGCTGCCTGTTCGACCGCGCCGGGCTGATCGCGGGGCAGGGCGAGGGACGGCTGACCGCCGCCGGCCGCGACTGGCTCGCATATCGGGTCGACACCACCGATGGCGCGCGCGTCGTGTTGCAGCATATGGGGACGCCGAGCGCCGACGAGCCGCTGGCCGCGATCGGCATGTCGCCCGCGCTGGTCCGGACGATCGACAGCGCGTTGCTCGATGCGGCGGGCGGGATCGTCGTCGTGGCGGGACCCGCGGGTTCGGGCTCCGCCGCGACGTTGCGGGCGATCCTTGCGCGAGTGAATGTCGGGACACGGCGATCGCTCGCGATCCAGCGCACCGCCGAGGCCGCAGACGCCGGCGTCGGCCGTGTAACCGTCGATGCCGCCGATCCGCGCGGCACCGCCGCGGCGCTGCGGCTGGTGCTGCGCCAGGACCCCGACATCGTGATGCTCGACGATTTGCCCGATCGCGAAACCGCGCAGATGGCGTTCGAGGCGGCGCGGACGCGGCGGCTGTTGCTGTTGGGGGTCGAGGCCGACGACGCGGTGGGGGCGATCGCGCGGCTGCGTGCGCTGCGCGTCGAACGCTTCCTGCTCGCGTCGACGCTGCGGATCGTCGTCGCGCAGCGTCTCGTACGCCGGCTGTGCGTTGATTGCCGGCGCCCGGTCCAGGCATCGGCGGCGGCGTCGGCGCTGCTGGGGTTCGATCCGGGATCGGTGATCTACACCAGCGACGGGTGCGACGCCTGCGCGGGCAGCGGCTTTGCTGGGCAGGTCGCGGTATTCGAAGCGATCGCGTGCGATCCGGCGATCAGCCGGCTGCTCAACGATGGCGGCGATGCCGCCATCCTCTCGCGCCATGCCTTTGTTGCCGCCCCCAATCTCGGCTCGGCGGCGCGCGCGCTGGTGCGCGAGGGGCGGACCACGCCCGAGGAAGCGCTGCGGATCTCGCGTGGCGGCGCGGCGGTCACCGCCTGA
- a CDS encoding Glu/Leu/Phe/Val family dehydrogenase translates to MLTDWGFPDFDDHEGVHLFTDRATGLQAVIALHSTALGPAAGGTRFWHYARSADAITDALRLSRGMSFKNAMAGLPMGGGKGVILADANRTKTPEMLKAFGRAVESLGGRYVTAEDVGISEADMVTVSGETKFVSGLPATASGGAGGDPGPFTSMGVYLGVKAAAKRALGTDDMRGVHVAIQGVGSVGGGLARLLAADGARLTLADVNRDRAQALAEALGAAVADPDQVLGIEADIVSPNALGAVLTPESIAALRCRAVAGGANNQLAHRDDGATLHARGILYAPDYVINAGGIISVGLEYLGHGDRAEVERRITLIPGRLVDVWDESERTGLPASDVADAQARRLIGRG, encoded by the coding sequence GTGCTCACCGACTGGGGCTTCCCCGATTTCGACGATCATGAGGGCGTGCACCTCTTCACCGACCGCGCCACCGGCCTGCAGGCGGTAATCGCTTTGCACTCGACTGCGCTCGGGCCAGCAGCCGGCGGCACTCGATTTTGGCATTATGCCCGGTCGGCTGATGCGATCACCGACGCGCTGCGATTGTCGCGCGGGATGAGCTTCAAGAACGCAATGGCCGGACTACCGATGGGCGGCGGCAAGGGCGTGATCCTCGCCGATGCCAATCGCACCAAGACCCCCGAAATGCTCAAGGCGTTCGGTCGCGCAGTGGAATCGCTTGGCGGGCGTTACGTCACTGCCGAAGATGTCGGGATTTCCGAAGCCGATATGGTCACCGTGTCGGGGGAGACGAAGTTTGTCTCGGGCCTGCCTGCCACCGCCAGCGGCGGGGCAGGGGGCGATCCCGGGCCGTTCACCTCGATGGGCGTTTATCTCGGCGTCAAGGCAGCGGCAAAGCGCGCGCTGGGCACCGATGACATGCGCGGCGTCCATGTCGCGATCCAGGGCGTCGGCAGCGTCGGTGGCGGCCTCGCACGGCTGCTGGCCGCCGATGGCGCGCGGCTGACGCTGGCCGACGTCAATCGTGACCGTGCGCAGGCACTCGCCGAGGCGCTCGGCGCTGCGGTTGCCGATCCTGATCAGGTGCTCGGCATCGAAGCCGATATCGTCAGCCCCAATGCGCTTGGCGCGGTGCTGACCCCCGAATCGATCGCCGCGCTTCGCTGCAGGGCGGTCGCGGGCGGCGCGAACAACCAGCTCGCCCACCGCGATGACGGTGCGACGCTGCATGCGCGCGGGATCCTGTACGCGCCCGATTACGTCATCAACGCCGGCGGCATCATCAGCGTCGGCCTCGAATATCTCGGCCATGGCGACCGCGCCGAGGTCGAGCGGCGGATCACGCTCATTCCTGGCCGGTTGGTCGATGTGTGGGACGAAAGCGAGCGCACCGGACTGCCCGCGTCGGACGTCGCCGATGCGCAGGCCCGCCGGCTCATCGGCCGCGGATGA
- a CDS encoding tetratricopeptide repeat protein, whose protein sequence is MGFVTLAFLLAAIVALLWSLRIAPRLLLLAGAVLMLGAAGYALQGRPTLAGSLPDAQAARGAPIDPSLIEIRQQMFGRFQYADTYFTLTDALNRMGNDRGAALAMLGGVRSAPNSLPLWTWLGVTLNQQDGGAMSPAAQLAFRKARSLNPQHPAPWFFQGTALMRAGEFDSARAYWVRALAVSRANSAYRPAIAERIAMLDRFLAMRARMQAEMGGAPGM, encoded by the coding sequence ATGGGTTTCGTAACCCTGGCCTTCCTGCTTGCCGCGATCGTCGCGTTGCTATGGTCGCTGCGGATCGCGCCGCGATTGCTGTTGCTGGCGGGCGCGGTGCTGATGCTGGGGGCGGCGGGCTACGCGCTGCAAGGCCGGCCCACGCTCGCGGGGAGCTTGCCCGACGCCCAGGCGGCGCGCGGCGCGCCGATAGATCCGTCGCTGATCGAAATCCGCCAGCAGATGTTCGGCCGCTTCCAATATGCCGATACCTATTTCACGCTGACCGACGCGCTCAACCGGATGGGCAATGATCGCGGCGCGGCGCTGGCGATGCTCGGCGGCGTGCGATCGGCACCCAACAGCCTGCCGCTCTGGACCTGGCTCGGCGTGACGCTGAACCAGCAAGACGGAGGGGCAATGTCGCCTGCGGCGCAACTGGCGTTCCGCAAGGCGCGGTCGCTCAATCCGCAGCATCCCGCGCCGTGGTTCTTCCAAGGCACAGCGCTGATGCGCGCGGGCGAGTTCGATTCGGCGCGCGCCTATTGGGTGCGTGCGCTGGCGGTATCCCGGGCGAATTCCGCGTACCGACCGGCGATCGCCGAACGGATCGCGATGCTCGATCGGTTTCTGGCGATGCGCGCGCGCATGCAGGCCGAGATGGGCGGCGCGCCGGGGATGTGA
- a CDS encoding DUF3072 domain-containing protein yields MSDTANPKSEPFSNAEKDPDDWTTGDEKMTGAQASYRKTLSEEAGEPFDETLTKADASKRIDALQGRTGRGA; encoded by the coding sequence ATGTCCGATACTGCGAACCCCAAGAGCGAGCCCTTTTCGAACGCCGAGAAGGACCCAGACGACTGGACCACCGGCGACGAGAAAATGACCGGCGCACAGGCATCGTATCGCAAGACGCTGAGCGAGGAAGCCGGCGAACCGTTCGACGAGACGCTGACCAAGGCGGATGCCTCGAAGCGGATCGATGCGCTGCAGGGAAGGACCGGGCGCGGCGCATAA
- the ald gene encoding alanine dehydrogenase has translation MRVGVPKEIKNHEYRVGLTPPSVAELVAAGHEVIVETQAGSGIDFDDVDYVGAGARIVGTAAEVFASSDMIVKVKEPQPSEIAMLEPRHLLFTYLHLAADKAQAEGLMASGATCIAYETVTSESRSLPLLKPMSEVAGRMSVQVGAHYLEKEQGGRGVLLGGVPGVAPARVAILGGGVSGVNAAQMAVGMRADVTIYDINNDRLAELDMFFSSQIKTAYASKAAIAAAVKNAHLVIGAVLVPGAAAPKLVTREMLKTMKRGSVLVDIAIDQGGCFETSHATTHDDPVYEVDGVIHYCVANMPGAVARTSAFALNNATLPYVLRLARLGAEGAMAADRHLANGLNVSQGKIRHRAVAEALDLSFHEWTGTNAEQARLAHDA, from the coding sequence ATGCGAGTCGGTGTCCCCAAGGAAATCAAGAACCACGAATATCGAGTCGGGCTGACCCCGCCCTCGGTCGCCGAGCTGGTGGCCGCGGGCCACGAGGTGATCGTCGAGACCCAGGCGGGCAGCGGTATCGACTTCGACGACGTCGATTATGTGGGCGCGGGCGCCCGCATCGTCGGCACCGCTGCCGAGGTGTTCGCGAGCAGCGACATGATCGTGAAGGTGAAGGAGCCACAGCCTTCGGAAATCGCGATGCTCGAGCCGCGGCACCTGCTGTTCACCTATCTCCACCTCGCCGCCGACAAGGCCCAGGCCGAGGGGCTGATGGCGTCGGGTGCGACCTGCATCGCCTATGAGACCGTCACGAGCGAGTCGCGCTCGCTGCCGCTGCTCAAGCCGATGAGCGAAGTCGCCGGGCGGATGTCGGTGCAGGTCGGCGCGCATTATCTGGAAAAGGAGCAGGGCGGTCGCGGCGTATTGCTCGGCGGCGTCCCCGGCGTCGCTCCGGCGCGCGTCGCGATCCTCGGCGGCGGCGTGTCGGGCGTCAACGCGGCGCAGATGGCGGTCGGCATGCGCGCCGACGTCACGATCTACGACATCAACAATGACCGGCTGGCCGAGCTCGACATGTTCTTCTCGAGCCAGATCAAGACCGCCTATGCCAGCAAGGCGGCGATCGCGGCCGCGGTAAAGAACGCGCATCTGGTGATCGGCGCGGTGCTGGTGCCCGGCGCCGCCGCGCCCAAGCTGGTGACGCGAGAAATGCTCAAGACGATGAAGCGCGGTTCGGTGCTGGTCGACATCGCGATCGACCAGGGGGGCTGCTTCGAAACCTCGCACGCCACCACCCACGACGATCCGGTGTACGAGGTCGACGGCGTCATCCATTATTGCGTCGCCAACATGCCCGGCGCGGTCGCGCGCACATCGGCCTTCGCGCTCAACAACGCGACCTTGCCCTATGTGCTGCGCCTCGCGCGGTTGGGTGCCGAGGGAGCGATGGCCGCCGACCGGCATCTGGCGAACGGGCTGAATGTGTCGCAAGGCAAGATCCGCCATCGCGCGGTTGCCGAGGCGCTCGACCTCTCCTTCCATGAATGGACGGGAACGAATGCGGAACAAGCTCGTTTGGCGCATGATGCCTAA